A region from the Prionailurus viverrinus isolate Anna chromosome E2, UM_Priviv_1.0, whole genome shotgun sequence genome encodes:
- the LOC125152659 gene encoding 40S ribosomal protein S29-like, with protein sequence MNGLELCTINLESLPLGGVLKIAMAFCLIASESKMGHQQLYWSHLRKFGQGSHSCCICWNQQGLTQKYTLSMCCQYFRQSVKDIGFIRLH encoded by the coding sequence ATGAATGGATTGGAACTGTGTACTATAAATCTAGAATCTCTGCCTCTTGGAGGAGTATTAAAGATTGCTATGGCCTTTTGCCTCATTGCATCTGAGAGCAAAATGGGTCACCAACAGCTGTACTGGAGCCATCTGAGGAAATTTGGCCAGGGGTCTCATTCTTGCTGCATTTGCTGGAACCAGCAGGGTCTGACCCAGAAATACACTCTCAGTATGTGCTGCCAGTATTTCCGTCAGTCCGTGAAGGATATAGGCTTCATTAGGTTACATTAA